A stretch of Acropora muricata isolate sample 2 chromosome 7, ASM3666990v1, whole genome shotgun sequence DNA encodes these proteins:
- the LOC136923263 gene encoding uncharacterized protein, producing MEPCSKPIGMALSITQIVMSAAFFLLGMIHGFYGERSVTLGRFFPCWIVALVLPVGIMGLALRSHQTLRSSQLLKHAIWSLCVVCIVWSALTLYIYTVNVTVNLQLFAFFRSTESQTNIVDEYFLPKGVEMVYTQEEKTALVFCTFVIICSVIEIVLAAAMMKICNTTAKTPQLSSSSSEYYQMGECQQPLLVYPVGQQQVHVDVDVRDNQCSQRPLETSI from the exons ATGGAACCTTGCAGCAAGCCAATTGGTATGGCTTTGTCCATTACTCAAATCGTGATGTCTGCTGCTTTCTTTCTGCTTGGTATGATACATGGGTTCTATGGAGAGCGTTCAGTCACGCTTGGTCGATTTTTTCCATGCTGGATTGTCGCACTG GTCTTACCAGTCGGTATTATGGGCCTTGCACTAAGGTCCCATCAAACTCTTCGATCGTCGCAATTGCTG AAACACGCCATTTGGTCCTTGTGCGTGGTATGCATCGTCTGGTCAGCCCTTACACTGTACATCTACACAGTCAATGTTACAGTAAACCTACAGctctttgccttttttagaAGTACTGAGTCCCAGACTAATATAGTCGATGAATACTTTTTGCCAAAGGGAGTTGAAATGGTTTATACCCAGGAGGAAAAAACTGCTCTGGTTTTCTGCACATTTGTCATCATTTGCAGTGTCATCGAGATCGTTCTTGCTGCTGCCATGATGAAGATCTGTAATACAACTGCAAAGACCCCTCAGTTGTCTTCGAGTAGCAGTGAATATTACCAG ATGGGCGAGTGTCAGCAACCCCTGCTGGTATACCCTGTTGGACAACAGCAGGTGCACGTGGACGTCGACGTCCGGGATAATCAGTGCAGCCAACGACCTCTTGAAACATCGATTTAG